The following nucleotide sequence is from Bactrocera oleae isolate idBacOlea1 chromosome 2, idBacOlea1, whole genome shotgun sequence.
ttgaggtgataccaaaaaccgttaggtgaacaaaactattatactctgtagcaacatgttgcaagagtacaaaaatACGAGTCCAATATTTTGCGTAcaagaacacaaaaaaattgattttcacGGTAATAATTTGTAATGTAAATTTAAGATTGAACGACCCATATATAAATGTCAAGGTCAGTAAtcactagaaaaaaaattaattatctaaCAATATTGTATTTAACTCAAACGAAGTTAATATAAACTCAATTAACGTAAAAATGAGTGAAATATCatattgcaagaaaataaatctGGAATAAAAGTGAGCCCTTCATTATAAATTGAATGAATTATTgataaaaaactttgaaattaattaatttaacatgAATAAAGAATCGATTTCATATTCgaaaagtaatatatatacatacgtgtcGGACAAAACTAAAGCACGAAGTTCACCTTGTACACATttagttaaaaacaaataaatataatagttttatatgtttaaaacaaaaatgtatcaagcttaacttctttttattacaaaaaagatTTTGACACATTACGTTacgtattttttaatacttcaataaaaatttaaatttttgtgaaataaaatagaaaatattaattttataacagtaaataaattatatgcagtTAAATGGTAATGTGGTAAATTTCATGCTTTAGTATTGTCCGACACtgtatatacacttatatagataaaagttcaaaattaaattaagaaattatttaatcgCGTTTCGTACACTATTTAAAGAAATAGTAATTATCCTGCAGTAACAGTATCAGAACTTAACGTTATATAGTTTAGAAAACTATCACTCACTGCAAGGTACAATTTTGTAACCGTGATGATATATAATACATCCCAATTGTGGCTCCATTAAGTCTaatgttttgtaaatttaaattaataaacgcGATACATAGTTccataataatatgttttatatatacatatatgtataaataaattttattgaaaagaaattttcttcctatttaactaattttttaatttttacaacgtACATAAGTGACACTAtgtgattaaaatttaatagacaTTGATATATTACCCCCTATGTAACATAATCTCATTAATTTCTATTAccatatatgcatttaaataaagaaattcgtTTAATTTATAACTTTGCTTAAGTTAGATTAGAGATTTTCTCAAATCCTCCAGACTTAgctattttgttgaattttatacaaacaaatatgataCTTTTATTGAACTGATACTATGTTGAACgcggaaatatatgtatatgaaactatgtgtttttaaattcattttattttcattcctTTCCACAATCTGTTACAATTTGAGTTCTGTGCAACAtctaaaaaattgtatctaattacttaaataaatatttttttatttattttaaaatttattattttctttccaACAGTGTCATTATACTTTAATTGCAGCTCGCAGTTTAGCAGACCTACTTCTGCTGTTTTTCATCACTTCCTCTTCGTTAGGAAGGATTACGTGTTTATGCAGCTGCTTCCAATTCGATCCTACAAACAATTCAATTAATTCCTTATCATGTGATATATCATGCCCACAATATTTCAACGGCACTGGATTCGCAAGGCCCTCGATTACATTCCCGTTTATATGTCGCTTTACTATTGTATCCTCAAGTGAATGAAAGGTTATAGCGACAAGTCGGCCTTGGGGTCTCAAATACTCATTAGCTAAAATCATTCCATAATTGATCTCATTTAAttcattattaataaatatgcgCAATGCTTGAAACGTCTTTGTGGCTACGTGTGTAGGCCGCTGAATTTTGTCCAAACGATGTGTATCTTGAAGACACGAGGCCACTAAATCAGAGAGCTGTTTGGTAGTATCAATCTTATAAAAACAGCGTGCCTCTACGATCGCACGAGATATTTTTTTCGCTGCTTTCTCTTCACCATACATTCGCAATATTTTCACTAGATCACCTTCCTCGGCACGAGCAAGAACATCTGCGGCTGTAACTTGGTCACCATTTCGTCCTCGATCCATGCGCATGTCCAAAGGACCATTTTTAGAAATAGAAAAGCCTCGATCCGCTTCGTCAAATTGCATCGAAGAGCAACCGAAATCAAACAGTATGCCATCAATGgagtgtttttttattttatactcttttaaaaGCTTCGGCAAATCGGAGAATTTTCCCAATAGTGGTATTAGTCGATTTGAATATTCTTTACTTAAGGAAATAGCGAGTTCATAAGCAACCGGATCTCGATCAAGAGCGAATACTTTTATATCTTTATGTTTTTCTAAAATGTGTTTACTGTGACCACCGGCCCCAAAAGTCATGTCAATAAAAACTTTTCCAGGACCTAGGTTAAGATAGGTAATTGCTTGCTCGCAGAGCACAGGTACATGTCTAACTATTTGTCCATCAGGGCTATTCGCCGCAGTGTTGTAGTTAGACCTCAAATATATTAAGGCTTGGTTAATTCGACGAAACATTATTAATAATAAGATATTTGGAAAAGGGTCCCTTGCAAATTATAAACTAATGTTTGTTTTGGTTTA
It contains:
- the LOC106622954 gene encoding probable methyltransferase-like protein 15 homolog — translated: MFRRINQALIYLRSNYNTAANSPDGQIVRHVPVLCEQAITYLNLGPGKVFIDMTFGAGGHSKHILEKHKDIKVFALDRDPVAYELAISLSKEYSNRLIPLLGKFSDLPKLLKEYKIKKHSIDGILFDFGCSSMQFDEADRGFSISKNGPLDMRMDRGRNGDQVTAADVLARAEEGDLVKILRMYGEEKAAKKISRAIVEARCFYKIDTTKQLSDLVASCLQDTHRLDKIQRPTHVATKTFQALRIFINNELNEINYGMILANEYLRPQGRLVAITFHSLEDTIVKRHINGNVIEGLANPVPLKYCGHDISHDKELIELFVGSNWKQLHKHVILPNEEEVMKNSRSRSAKLRAAIKV